The following proteins come from a genomic window of Aspergillus oryzae RIB40 DNA, chromosome 4:
- a CDS encoding uncharacterized protein (predicted protein), which produces MASVPDFDSLTLDPKGPVGNAWGLFPRNDIGMLNLLTPENIRQAASEEIRTGVRISLDLALDRLNHPSYGRKPFTREMVNKAPRIVNDDILMFNTQTSSQWDGFRHYGHQELACYYKGHTLEELQDSPVIGIDCRGVLLDYATWAKKNAIPLTPFQTSSIPLSHLKNIVQENNIKFRPGDILFVRTGFTEAYNNLSNEEEAALAQRPSPDFSGVENGESTLRWLWENQFAAIASDSPSFEPSPLVREDSPANTTLHQWCLAGWGMPIGEYFDLEELAEYCRVNGRWSFFLSSVPLKVPGGVASPPNAVAIL; this is translated from the exons ATGGCCTCAGTCCCCGACTTCGACAGCCTAACCCTAGACCCCAAGGGTCCCGTAGGAAACGCATGGGGCCTGTTCCCAAGAAATGACATCGGCATGCTCAACCTACTCACGCCTGAGAACATACGACAAGCAGCGAGCGAGGAAATTCGCACGGGTGTCCGAATTTCGCTCGATCTGGCATTAGACCGGCTCAACCACCCGAGTTATGGACGCAAGCCATTCACCCGGGAAATGGTGAATAAGGCACCGAGAATTGTGAATGACGATATTTTGATGTTTAATACGCAGACGAGTAGTCAGTGGGATGGGTTTCGGCATTATG gaCACCAGGAATTGGCATGTTACTACAAGGGACATACGTTAGAAGAGTTGCAGGATTCACCTGTTATCGGCATTGATT GCCGAGGAGTCCTCCTCGACTATGCAACCTGGGCGAAAAAGAATGCAATCCCCCTAACCCCCTTCCAGACCAGCAGCATCCCCCTCTCCCACCTTAAAAACATAGTCCAAGAAAATAATATCAAATTCCGACCCGGCGATatcctcttcgtccgcaCCGGCTTCACAGAAGCTTACAACAACCTCtcaaacgaagaagaagccgcgCTGGCCCAGCGCCCCAGTCCCGATTTCTCCGGCGTCGAGAACGGTGAATCCACGCTGCGCTGGCTGTGGGAGAACCAATTTGCCGCAATTGCTAGTGACTCACCGAGCTTTGAGCCTTCACCTCTCGTTAGGGAGGATTCACCGGCGAATACGACATTGCACCAGTGGTGTCTTGCAGGGTGGGGGATGCCGATCGGGGAGTACTTTGATTTGGAGGAACTTGCGGAGTACTGTCGGGTGAATGGGAGGTGGAGCTTCTTTTTGTCGAGCGTGCCGCTTAAG GTTCCGGGGGGCGTCGCGAGTCCGCCTAATGCGGTTGCTATTCTTTGA